In one window of Gemmatimonadota bacterium DNA:
- a CDS encoding DUF4159 domain-containing protein, whose amino-acid sequence MTPGRGILLALLLAAAPTAAQTAGPVAGTMTIGRLHYDGGGDWYANPSALPNLLEAIARRTVLRVSPREKVVRLVDDEIWNVGYIHLTGHGNIRFSDQEVAILRRWLLAGGFLHASDNYGLDESFRREMTRLFPDHALEEVPLTHPVYHLVYDFPQGLPKIHEHDGKPARGLGLFLEGRLAVFYDYQSDLGDGWEDPEVHRDPPETHEAALRMGVNLFAYAVGYAGGAP is encoded by the coding sequence ATGACCCCGGGTCGCGGGATCCTCCTTGCGCTGCTGCTGGCTGCTGCCCCCACCGCGGCGCAGACGGCGGGGCCGGTTGCGGGGACCATGACCATCGGGCGGCTGCACTACGACGGCGGGGGCGACTGGTACGCCAATCCGTCGGCGCTGCCCAACCTGCTCGAGGCGATCGCCCGGCGCACCGTGCTCCGGGTGAGTCCGCGTGAAAAGGTGGTGCGCCTGGTCGATGACGAGATCTGGAACGTCGGGTACATCCACCTGACCGGCCATGGCAACATCCGCTTCAGCGACCAGGAGGTCGCCATCCTGCGTCGCTGGCTGCTGGCGGGCGGGTTCCTGCATGCCAGTGACAACTACGGCCTGGATGAGTCGTTCCGCCGCGAGATGACCCGGCTGTTCCCGGATCACGCGCTCGAGGAGGTGCCGCTGACCCATCCGGTCTACCACCTCGTCTACGACTTCCCGCAGGGGCTCCCCAAGATCCACGAGCACGACGGCAAGCCGGCCCGGGGCCTCGGGCTCTTCCTGGAGGGACGGCTGGCGGTGTTCTACGACTACCAGAGCGACCTCGGGGACGGCTGGGAGGACCCGGAGGTGCATCGCGATCCGCCGGAGACGCATGAGGCGGCGCTGCGCATGGGCGTGAACCTGTTCGCGTACGCCGTCGGGTACGCGGGAGGGGCACCGTGA
- the rsmI gene encoding 16S rRNA (cytidine(1402)-2'-O)-methyltransferase — MPEPATLYVVATPLGNLGDLSHRAEATLRTVPVVAAEDTRRIRGLLSHLDAHPKVLSFHAHSPERRRESLLEILADGRDVALVTDAGTPGVSDPGESLVEAVRAAGVRVVPIPGPSAVTTALSASGLSADRYLFLGFIPRKGKDRERLLQQAATCPWTVVFYEAPPRLAELLADLSRVAGADRQAVVARELTKLFEEFRAGTVAELAAYYEATEPRGEITVVVAGRPEGASPAEDLADAGEHAARLLATGLSRKDTVHHLVQELGIPRNEAYRIVTSLP; from the coding sequence ATGCCCGAGCCCGCCACCCTCTATGTCGTCGCCACGCCGCTCGGCAACCTCGGCGACCTGAGCCACCGCGCCGAAGCCACGCTGCGGACCGTGCCGGTGGTGGCGGCGGAGGATACCCGGCGGATCCGGGGGCTGCTCAGCCACCTCGACGCCCATCCCAAGGTACTCAGCTTCCACGCCCACTCCCCGGAGCGACGGCGCGAGTCCCTGCTCGAGATCCTGGCCGATGGGCGGGACGTGGCACTGGTGACCGATGCCGGCACCCCCGGCGTGTCCGATCCGGGCGAATCGCTGGTGGAGGCGGTCCGCGCGGCGGGGGTCCGGGTGGTGCCGATCCCCGGGCCGAGTGCCGTGACCACCGCGCTGTCGGCGTCGGGCCTCTCCGCTGACCGGTACCTGTTCCTGGGGTTCATCCCGCGCAAGGGCAAGGACCGCGAGCGCCTGCTGCAGCAGGCGGCAACCTGTCCGTGGACCGTGGTCTTCTACGAGGCCCCGCCGCGACTCGCCGAGCTGCTCGCGGATCTCTCCAGGGTGGCGGGCGCCGACCGCCAGGCGGTGGTCGCCCGCGAGCTCACCAAGCTGTTTGAGGAGTTCCGGGCCGGAACCGTGGCCGAGCTTGCCGCGTACTACGAGGCCACGGAGCCGCGTGGCGAGATCACGGTCGTTGTGGCCGGGCGGCCGGAAGGCGCGTCTCCCGCGGAAGACCTCGCCGACGCCGGCGAGCATGCCGCCCGCCTGCTGGCGACGGGGCTCTCCCGCAAGGACACCGTGCACCACCTGGTCCAGGAGTTGGGCATTCCCCGCAACGAGGCGTACCGGATTGTGACGTCGCTGCCATGA
- the trxA gene encoding thioredoxin yields the protein MASANIVNVTDANFATEIQQMQGLALVDFWAVWCGPCQAIAPVVDQLAEQYVGKLKVAKLDTDANQETAVKFNVRSIPTIMFFKDGKHVDTVVGADPRIKTILQGKIEQHLG from the coding sequence ATGGCCAGCGCGAACATCGTGAACGTGACCGACGCCAACTTCGCCACCGAGATCCAGCAGATGCAGGGACTCGCGCTGGTGGACTTCTGGGCCGTGTGGTGCGGCCCCTGCCAGGCCATCGCGCCGGTGGTGGACCAGCTCGCCGAGCAGTACGTGGGCAAGCTCAAGGTGGCCAAGCTCGACACCGACGCCAACCAGGAGACGGCGGTGAAGTTCAACGTCCGCTCGATCCCGACGATCATGTTCTTCAAGGACGGGAAGCACGTGGATACCGTGGTGGGCGCCGATCCCCGGATCAAGACCATCCTGCAGGGCAAGATCGAGCAGCACCTCGGCTGA
- the mce gene encoding methylmalonyl-CoA epimerase, whose product MPSAPRIAHLGVAVESIEAALAFYRDVLGLTPGPPEEADGARIVSLPFGDSAVELLEPRAPDSPIAKFLARRGPGIHHVCYRVPDLEAALAACRAAGYRLVDEVPRTGAGGHRIAFVHPKATAGILIELTE is encoded by the coding sequence ATGCCATCCGCTCCCCGCATCGCCCATCTCGGGGTGGCCGTCGAGAGTATCGAGGCCGCCCTCGCGTTCTACCGCGACGTCCTGGGCCTGACCCCCGGTCCCCCGGAGGAGGCCGATGGCGCCCGGATCGTCTCCCTGCCCTTCGGCGATTCCGCCGTGGAGCTGCTCGAGCCCCGCGCCCCCGACAGCCCGATCGCGAAGTTCCTGGCCAGGCGCGGGCCGGGGATTCACCACGTCTGCTACCGCGTCCCCGACCTCGAGGCCGCCCTGGCCGCCTGTCGCGCCGCCGGCTACCGGCTGGTGGACGAGGTGCCCCGCACGGGCGCCGGCGGGCATCGCATCGCGTTCGTCCACCCCAAGGCCACGGCCGGCATCCTGATCGAACTGACCGAGTAG